A DNA window from Desulfonatronum sp. SC1 contains the following coding sequences:
- a CDS encoding sensor histidine kinase, giving the protein MIGRPSLHRAASRRLSFFSRSCLDCFLGSFRPYILAVAATVLMNIVPASGTALAAPPGFDLADLEDTAPLLNWMDTLPDPESGRTWQTALTAEEWQPLTMPRPGYLQHPIWTRLELVNSGPLPRTVILYNQRPLLAHLTVFVLVGNELLEHRDLGFFEPRDPRRDIIHRLANMPVTLAPGETRTILARLETAGLMEADWIAATEAAFARKTLREFMILGLYCGVMLALMGQMLFFWLTYRKPWFLILAAYALCFLLYMLIVHGSPRIADLGIPAQVWVAAAGTFVFLAVVCLISFSISFLDMARTMPWVHRWLRGLQGVLVVAVATNVLAAWWPELIRFSPFWGAVGRAAGATFLVAGILAVIRKLDHAWLYLLGHVVFFLASATLASMFHKNYIHDLSSIILLHPLVVILHMTVLVLSLGMLARHDVQRLARLDLLLLEQSRFAAIGRTIGMLAHQWRAPLARLGAQLTELRTYFRFAPDIRDHAPVIRDDLLPAMQNGLRHMTDTVRDFQDFFSADHPGEDYDPSRVLDQVLDMLNGQIVSTCATVDRHDHPGPLSLTGHPSALAHVLMVLTGNALEMFSLRDIQKPRMAITLEHDATADQIVLRVEDNAGGITARPLERIFVDFYSEKGRYHTGMGLGIAKKLVEERMGGSIDVKNIEQGARFTVRIPRKGGPPHKAPTFLSSGL; this is encoded by the coding sequence ATGATCGGACGGCCTTCGCTCCACCGCGCCGCATCGAGGCGGCTTTCCTTTTTTTCGCGAAGCTGCCTGGACTGCTTCCTGGGCAGCTTCCGGCCCTACATTCTGGCCGTTGCCGCAACCGTTCTCATGAATATTGTTCCAGCCAGCGGCACGGCCCTGGCCGCGCCCCCTGGCTTTGATCTGGCCGACCTGGAAGACACGGCCCCTTTGCTGAACTGGATGGATACCTTGCCGGACCCCGAATCCGGACGGACCTGGCAGACCGCCCTGACCGCCGAAGAGTGGCAACCATTGACCATGCCCCGGCCGGGGTATCTCCAGCATCCGATCTGGACTCGGCTGGAACTGGTCAATTCCGGCCCGCTGCCCAGGACGGTCATCCTGTACAACCAGCGGCCGCTGCTCGCGCATCTGACCGTGTTCGTCCTGGTCGGAAACGAACTCCTGGAACATCGGGATCTGGGCTTTTTCGAGCCAAGGGATCCGCGCCGGGACATCATCCACCGCCTGGCCAACATGCCCGTCACCCTGGCTCCGGGGGAAACCCGGACCATTCTCGCCCGCCTGGAAACCGCGGGATTGATGGAGGCGGACTGGATCGCGGCCACCGAGGCCGCTTTTGCCCGCAAGACCCTGCGCGAATTCATGATCCTGGGGCTGTACTGCGGCGTCATGCTGGCCCTGATGGGCCAGATGCTGTTCTTCTGGCTGACCTACCGCAAGCCGTGGTTCCTGATCCTGGCGGCCTACGCCCTGTGCTTTCTGCTCTATATGCTCATCGTCCACGGTAGCCCCCGGATCGCCGACCTGGGGATTCCGGCCCAGGTATGGGTCGCCGCGGCCGGAACGTTCGTTTTCCTGGCCGTCGTGTGCCTGATTTCCTTTTCCATCTCCTTTCTGGACATGGCCCGGACCATGCCGTGGGTCCACCGCTGGCTGCGCGGGTTGCAAGGCGTGCTGGTCGTCGCGGTGGCAACCAATGTCCTGGCGGCGTGGTGGCCGGAACTGATCCGATTCAGCCCGTTCTGGGGCGCCGTGGGCAGAGCCGCGGGCGCCACGTTCCTGGTGGCGGGCATTCTGGCCGTGATCCGCAAGCTCGATCACGCCTGGCTCTACCTCCTGGGTCATGTCGTTTTTTTCCTTGCCTCCGCCACGCTGGCCTCGATGTTCCATAAAAACTACATCCACGACCTATCCTCCATCATCCTGCTGCATCCCCTGGTAGTGATTCTGCATATGACGGTCCTGGTCCTGTCCCTGGGCATGCTGGCCCGTCATGATGTGCAGCGACTGGCCCGGCTTGATTTGCTGCTGCTGGAACAGTCCCGCTTTGCCGCGATAGGTCGTACCATCGGCATGTTGGCCCACCAATGGCGCGCTCCGTTGGCTCGTCTGGGAGCCCAGCTGACCGAGCTGCGCACGTACTTTCGCTTTGCCCCGGACATCCGGGACCATGCCCCCGTGATCCGTGATGACCTCTTGCCCGCCATGCAGAACGGCCTGCGGCACATGACGGACACGGTGCGCGATTTTCAGGATTTTTTCTCTGCCGACCACCCTGGCGAAGACTATGACCCAAGCCGTGTGCTGGACCAGGTTCTGGACATGCTCAACGGGCAGATCGTGTCCACATGTGCAACGGTTGATCGCCACGACCACCCCGGACCGCTCTCGCTCACCGGGCACCCGTCGGCCCTGGCCCACGTGCTGATGGTTCTCACCGGCAACGCCCTGGAGATGTTCAGCCTGCGCGACATCCAAAAGCCCCGAATGGCCATCACCCTGGAACACGACGCCACCGCGGACCAGATCGTGCTGCGGGTCGAAGACAATGCCGGCGGCATAACCGCCCGGCCCCTGGAACGGATCTTCGTTGACTTCTACAGCGAAAAAGGCCGCTACCATACGGGCATGGGCCTGGGCATCGCCAAAAAGCTGGTGGAAGAGCGCATGGGCGGGAGCATCGACGTGAAGAACATTGAACAGGGAGCCCGGTTCACCGTCAGGATCCCACGCAAAGGTGGTCCGCCACATAAAGCCCCAACGTTTCTCTCCTCCGGTCTCTGA
- a CDS encoding response regulator transcription factor, which translates to MSTDSLAPLREMTVLLAEDDAEARASLTRTLGMFFSRVLEAGDGSQALALFAAQAVHLAILDITMPGPSGLEVAALIRKTDPDLPVLILTGHAEPAFMRQAVQLRLMDYLIKPVELDALQDALIRCVEEMRNRDRLEVRLAGGVVLNPATGVALVRENAVQLTSKERQFLNYLLRRRGIPVEPYRICHEMAPGEELSLDALRNLVSRLRAKIGHQTVVSSRDLGYMLPQAEEEST; encoded by the coding sequence ATGAGCACCGATAGCCTTGCTCCCTTGCGGGAAATGACCGTTCTCCTGGCCGAGGATGATGCGGAAGCACGGGCGTCGCTGACGCGAACCTTGGGCATGTTCTTCAGCAGGGTGCTGGAAGCCGGGGACGGCAGCCAGGCCTTGGCCCTGTTCGCGGCCCAGGCCGTGCATCTGGCCATCCTGGACATCACCATGCCCGGACCGAGCGGCCTGGAGGTGGCCGCCTTGATCCGAAAGACCGACCCGGACCTGCCCGTGCTGATCCTGACCGGTCACGCGGAACCGGCCTTCATGCGCCAGGCCGTGCAATTGCGGCTGATGGACTACCTGATCAAGCCGGTGGAACTGGACGCTTTACAGGATGCCCTGATTCGATGCGTTGAAGAGATGCGCAACCGGGATCGCCTGGAGGTGCGTCTGGCCGGGGGAGTCGTTCTCAATCCAGCCACAGGAGTGGCCCTGGTCCGGGAAAACGCCGTGCAATTGACCTCCAAGGAGCGGCAGTTCCTCAACTATCTGCTACGCCGCCGCGGCATACCCGTTGAGCCGTATCGGATCTGCCACGAAATGGCCCCGGGTGAGGAACTCAGTCTGGACGCCCTGCGCAATCTGGTCAGCCGGTTGCGGGCCAAGATCGGGCATCAGACCGTGGTCAGCTCCAGGGATTTGGGCTACATGCTGCCGCAAGCTGAAGAGGAATCGACATGA
- a CDS encoding pentapeptide repeat-containing protein, whose protein sequence is MNTWSRKIWAITALAALVCLLSMGQAGAWVEEDLARLLNTKECEECDLSGADLSGTNLHYAKLSRANLSGTNLSRAKLYRANLYNADLSGADLGSAELIHASLLAANLRDAKNVDSANFANADLSAATWTDGRRCKPKSMGECK, encoded by the coding sequence GTGAATACGTGGAGCAGAAAAATTTGGGCAATAACGGCACTGGCGGCATTGGTCTGTCTGCTGTCCATGGGCCAGGCCGGGGCGTGGGTCGAAGAGGATCTGGCAAGGTTGCTGAACACGAAGGAGTGCGAGGAGTGCGACCTGTCCGGAGCCGACCTGTCTGGCACGAACTTGCACTACGCCAAGCTTTCCCGGGCCAATCTGTCCGGGACGAACCTGTCCCGCGCCAAACTCTACCGCGCCAATCTGTATAACGCCGACCTGAGCGGAGCTGATCTTGGAAGTGCGGAGCTGATCCACGCAAGCCTGCTCGCCGCAAACCTGCGGGACGCAAAAAACGTGGACAGCGCGAATTTCGCGAACGCCGACCTGAGCGCAGCCACATGGACGGACGGCAGACGATGCAAGCCGAAGTCTATGGGTGAGTGCAAGTGA